One genomic region from Phragmites australis chromosome 1, lpPhrAust1.1, whole genome shotgun sequence encodes:
- the LOC133912682 gene encoding BTB/POZ domain and ankyrin repeat-containing protein NPR1-like produces the protein METMDSQVTAVTSSDSDSVSVEGAPDAADTDVQALRRLSDNLAAAFRSPDDFAFLADVRIAVPGAPELRVHRCVLCARSPFLRAVFARRAGRGAGDAEADKIELRKLLGEEVEVGYEALRLVLEYLYSGRVGDLPKAACVCVDEDGCAHVGCRPAVAFMAQVLFAASTFQVAELTNLFQRRLLDVLDKVEVDNLPLILSVANLCDRSCMNLLERCLETVVRSNLDMITLEKVLPPDVVKWIVDARLSLGLVSPEDKGFPNLHVRRIHRALDSDDVELVRMLLKEGKTNLDDAYALHYAVEHCDSKITTELLDLSLADVNHRNPRGYTVLHISARRREPKIIVSLLTKGARPSDVTLDHRKAVQISKRLAKHGDYFGITEEGKLSPKDRLCIEILEQAESRDPQLGEASVSLALAGDSLRGRLLYLENRVALARILFPMEARVAMDIAQVDGTLEFTLGSSANPPSEIQGTTVDQSDTPFKMREKHLARMRALSKTVELGKRFFPRCSKVLDKIMDDETELASLGRDTSIEKKRRFHDLQDVLHKAFSEDKEEFDRSAPSCSSSSTSIRAVRPRRRRTP, from the exons atGGAGACGATGGATAGCCAGGTCACCGCCGTCACATCCTCCGACTCCGATAGCGTCTCCGTTGAGGGCGCGCCCGACGCGGCGGACACGGACGTGCAGGCGCTCCGCCGCCTCTCCGAcaacctcgccgccgccttccgGTCCCCTGACGACTTCGCCTTCCTCGCTGACGTGCGCATCGCCGTGCCCGGCGCTCCCGAGCTGCGGGTGCACCGCTGCGTGCTCTGCGCGCGCAGCCCCTTCCTGCGCGCCGTCTTCGCGCGCCGCGCGGGACGCGGCGCAGGGGACGCGGAGGCGGACAAGATCGAACTACGGAAGCTGCtcggcgaggaggtggaggtcGGGTACGAGGCGCTGCGGCTGGTGCTCGAGTACCTGTACAGCGGCCGCGTCGGCGACCTGCCCAAGGCGGCGTGCGTCTGCGTCGACGAGGACGGGTGTGCGCACGTCGGATGCCGccccgccgtcgccttcatgGCCCAGGTCCTCTTCGCTGCATCCACCTTCCAGGTTGCCGAGCTCACCAACCTCTTCCAG CGGCGGCTCCTTGATGTCCTCGATAAGGTTGAAGTAGATAACCTCCCATTGATCTTATCTGTTGCGAATTTATGCGACAGATCTTGTATGAATCTGCTCGAGAGATGCCTTGAGACAGTAGTTCGGTCAAATCTTGATATGATTACTCTTGAGAAGGTGTTGCCTCCAGATGTTGTCAAATGGATTGTTGATGCACGGCTAAGTCTTGGATTAGTTTCGCCTGAAGACAAGGGCTTTCCTAATTTACATGTAAGAAGGATACACAGAGCCCTTGATTCTGATGACGTGGAGCTGGTCAGAATGCTGCTCAAGGAAGGGAAAACTAATCTTGATGATGCATATGCATTGCACTATGCTGTCGAACATTGTGACTCAAAAATTACAACAGAGCTTCTGGATCTCTCACTTGCAGATGTTAATCATAGGAACCCAAGAGGCTATACAGTTCTTCATATCTCTGCTAGGAGAAGGGAACCTAAAATCATTGTCTCGCTTTTGACCAAGGGAGCTCGGCCATCAGATGTTACACTTGATCATAGAAAAGCAGTACAAATCTCTAAGAGACTTGCAAAACATGGGGATTACTTTGGGATCACTGAGGAAGGAAAACTTTCTCCTAAAGATAGGTTATGTATTGAGATACTAGAGCAAGCTGAAAGCAGGGATCCGCAACTCGGAGAAGCATCGGTTTCTCTCGCATTGGCAGGGGACAGTCTGCGTGGAAGGTTGCTATATCTTGAAAACCGAG TTGCTTTGGCGAGGATATTGTTTCCCATGGAGGCAAGAGTAGCGATGGACATTGCTCAAGTAGATGGAACTTTGGAATTTACCCTTGGTTCTAGTGCAAATCCGCCTTCTGAGATACAAGGGACAACTGTTGATCAAAGCGATACTCCTTTCAAAATGAGGGAAAAACACTTAGCTCGTATGAGAGCCCTCTCCAAAACAG TGGAACTTGGGAAACGCTTCTTCCCTCGCTGTTCAAAAGTACTCGACAAGATCATGGATGATGAAACTGAGCTGGCTTCCCTTGGAAGAGACACATCcatagagaagaagaggaggtttCATGACTTGCAAGATGTGCTTCACAAGGCATTCAGCGAGGACAAGGAGGAGTTTGACAGGTCGGCCCCTTCATGCTCCTCATCGTCGACATCGATCAGAGCCGTTCGACCTAGGAGACGAAGAACACCGTGA